The sequence TTTTGGAGTAGAAGAACGGCATGCTTTCCGAGAGGATATCCATTCGTGGGATGATTACTTTTGGATTGACGTCCGTCCGTCTTACTTATCCGACACTGAGGAGATGCGTAAGGGTAAGAGTGCTTCGGTATCGGCTCTCGTAAACATCTTTGAGGGTTGGCGAAAAGGCAAGGCCACCTTCGAAGAAGATCGACGATCGGAAGCATTGGGATATGCAGAGTCGTTGCTTACACAGTACTGGGAAAACACGGTAAAACTGGCTGCCGGGACTTTGGACTATCTTAGCATGCCTATCGAATCGCGGTTCGTTAAAGAGCTTTTGTATTTTGATGAAGACACTATGTCATTCGAAGACCGTGTTGAGCGAATAAAAACCTTTCTAAGATCCGACTACTTTGTCGACACCCCGTACATTGACATATCCTGTCAGCTATTTGCTGTGCTCAGAAAGCTGGTTCGAAACGGGGCATATCCGAACAGGAAGAAGGCTGAAGAGAAACTGGCCGGTATTTATTACGATGTGGACTTCATCTCCATTTTCGGTCCTTACTGCGATGCACTTTTTATGGATCGGACCATGAGGCAGTGGGTGACGGATAAAGACGCTAGTATTACTGACCGCTATCACTTCACGTCTTTCTCTCCAGAATGCTGGGGCGATTTCGGTGCATATCTGGATGGCGTTGAGGCGGGCGTGTCACAGACATTAGAGGCATTCCTGGGAATGGTGTACCCAAAACAAGAGCTATTGGCTTAACCAGCCGATGAACCGGATCGCGGCTATAGAGCGCCGCTCCCGGTTATCTTTTTGTTGGGCTAATATTCGGTGAGCGCATAATCATGAGGAATTTATGGGGCGAACATTTCGTGCAAAGATAGCTGGCGTTATCCATAACAACAATGACGGTACGAGTCGGCAAGAAATACTACGGAAATGCTCCCTTGGTGAGAGCCTTGTGCTGCAACGAGATTACAATAATGCTTTCGATGAATACGCCATCGCGGTTTTGAGGAAGACGAGAGAACAAGTAGGTTTTATTCCGCGACAAGTTGCTTTCAGGCATCCGGCAATGAACGATTTGGCCCCGCATATGGATCAAGGCGGCGAGGTTAGTGCAAAGATTGTTTCTCTCATTGGCGGTGAATGTGAGATCGAGATTGAAGTAATTGGTTGCGATGGCGGGAAACCCTACCAATTGAGGGAAGCAGAAGCGAGAGACCTAAGAGACAAAGCAAAAGCCCTCGAAAGAAGTGACCCAAAGGAAGCAATCAGACTATACAGACAATCCATTGCCAAAATGCTGGAAGTCGATAGCTTGATTAGGGAAACGCGTTTTTTCAAAAACCAGGTGGCGGAGCTTGGTTACGATCTTGGCACTTGGCGGAGGTCGTCTTTGCCTATCGAGAGGATAACTGCATTATTAGAAAGACAGAAGAACTATTCTGAATGCTTAGAGGAGATATCTAGCTATGAAAATACTGAAGATAGAAAGGGATTAAGCCAAAACGATTTCCGAAAGATTCGCGAGCGAAAGAGAAAAGTCAAAAGGCTTTTTCAGCCCAGTAAAGAGAAAATAGACACTGCTTTCCTTGTTGAACGAATTAAAATGCTACAGGTTGACCCAAACAGGTTTCACGAAGAACATTCTACTTATCATTCTTACGACTGCACCACAGAGCTTGTCAGTCATTACAGGGCGGAAATCAAACACCTTGGCCTTGGGGCCTCACAAATAATAACGGAGTTCGAAAGGGATAAACTCGTAAAAAAGGTCAGTGACCAATTCAAGCAATGGGATGAAGAGTGGTTAATATACTTGCAGCAAGATTTAGCAGAAGGGAT is a genomic window of Pseudomonadota bacterium containing:
- a CDS encoding HIRAN domain-containing protein, with protein sequence MGRTFRAKIAGVIHNNNDGTSRQEILRKCSLGESLVLQRDYNNAFDEYAIAVLRKTREQVGFIPRQVAFRHPAMNDLAPHMDQGGEVSAKIVSLIGGECEIEIEVIGCDGGKPYQLREAEARDLRDKAKALERSDPKEAIRLYRQSIAKMLEVDSLIRETRFFKNQVAELGYDLGTWRRSSLPIERITALLERQKNYSECLEEISSYENTEDRKGLSQNDFRKIRERKRKVKRLFQPSKEKIDTAFLVERIKMLQVDPNRFHEEHSTYHSYDCTTELVSHYRAEIKHLGLGASQIITEFERDKLVKKVSDQFKQWDEEWLIYLQQDLAEGIREDGST